In Nodularia sp. LEGE 06071, the genomic window GAACGTCTAGATAATCTCAAATCCCCAATCCAAGATTCCAAATTATGATGACAACTGCTCACAGTCCCTGTGTTCTGGTGATTGAAACCGATGAAAGTTTAGCAAATCAGCTGTCCTTTGATTTGCGAGAAGCCGGTTATGAAGCGATTTTGGCTAATGATGCAGCTAGCGGTTTACAATACTGCCGCGATCGCCAACCTGCTTTAATTGTTGTAGACCGGATGCTCTCAGGAGAATCAGGACTCTCGTTGTGTAAAAATATCAGAAGTGCTGGGATGTGCGCCCCTGTTCTGGTACTCATGGCCAGAGATACAGTTGATGACCGGGTAGCTTGTTTAGAAGCTGGGGCGGATGATTACGTCCTCAAACCTTATCGCCCAGAAGACTTTTTGAAGTTAATTCGCCTTTATTTAAAACCTGACGTTGATACCAGCGAACAGTTACGCTTTGGGGATTTGATTTTAGATGTCGCCACCCGTCGCGCCATACATAACGGGCGAACAATTGACTTGACCATGAAAGAATTTGAATTATTAAAATTCTTAATGGAACACCCCCGTGAAGTATTAACCCGCGAACAAATTTTGGAAAATGTTTGGGGTTACGACTTTATGGGTGAGTCGAATGTCATAGAAGTGTACATTCGCTACTTACGCCTCAAAATTGAAGATGAAAGTCACAAGCGCCTAATTCAAACAGTTCGTGGTGTAGGCTACGTGTTACGCGAGTCGTGAAGTTAAGATGAGAATTATCCCAAAAATTAGGAATTAAATATGGCAGATGCAAAAAACGTACTAGGGACAGACCTGGAGAGTTGCTGTACATCT contains:
- the nblR gene encoding response regulator transcription factor NblR: MTTAHSPCVLVIETDESLANQLSFDLREAGYEAILANDAASGLQYCRDRQPALIVVDRMLSGESGLSLCKNIRSAGMCAPVLVLMARDTVDDRVACLEAGADDYVLKPYRPEDFLKLIRLYLKPDVDTSEQLRFGDLILDVATRRAIHNGRTIDLTMKEFELLKFLMEHPREVLTREQILENVWGYDFMGESNVIEVYIRYLRLKIEDESHKRLIQTVRGVGYVLRES